One stretch of Punica granatum isolate Tunisia-2019 chromosome 5, ASM765513v2, whole genome shotgun sequence DNA includes these proteins:
- the LOC116209095 gene encoding GDSL esterase/lipase At5g45910-like gives MTTIHRFPAFLNCNSDSMIYTNNTDIGEMFCNPNAFVLQPFCLSGDRGNKKTILNQNVTNLWCYLINFKPNLTLYILIEYAAEALHLPLLSPYLKVADGQINIPGVNFAVAGASALDTNFFKGLPVTTNISLNVQLSWFKKWKSSFCANRQDCERYLNKSLFVVREIGGNDYNNGLFVGQGIENGKALVRTVVEDNTNATINLIEEGAVDLMVSGNLPIGCMLMFLTMFGSSNQSNYGKSTGCLKTFNALARYHNKKLRQSLEELRSKYPNSKIMYADYYRAAMKLYKDPKQHGESSSAT, from the exons ATGACAACTATCCATCGGTTCCCAGCATTCCTCAATTGTAATTCTGATTCGATGATATATACAAACAATACTGATATTGGCGAGATGTTCTGCAATCCAAATGCATTTGTTCTGCAGCCTTTCTGTCTATCAGGAGATCGAGGAAACAAGAAAACCATATTGAACCAAAATGTAACTAACTTGTGGTGCTATTTG ATCAATTTCAAACCCAACttaactttatatatactaATTGAGTATGCAGCTGAGGCGCTACACTTACCACTTCTTTCTCCGTATCTGAAAGTGGCCGATGGGCAGATCAACATACCGGGAGTAAATTTCGCTGTAGCTGGTGCCTCAGCGCTTGACACCAATTTCTTCAAGGGGTTGCCTGTAACAACGAATATTTCATTAAATGTCCAGCTCAGCTGGTTTAAGAAGTGGAAGTCTTCCTTTTGTGCCAATAGACAAG ACTGTGAGAGGTATCTTAATAAGTCGCTCTTCGTTGTCAGAGAGATCGGCGGAAACGATTACAATAATGGCCTTTTCGTTGGTCAAGGCATAGAAAACGGGAAAGCATTGGTACGGACCGTGGTTGAAGACAATACTAATGCCACTATT AATCTAATAGAAGAAGGAGCGGTAGATCTGATGGTGTCCGGAAATCTGCCCATAGGTTGCATGCTGATGTTCCTAACGATGTTTGGAAGCTCCAATCAATCCAACTACGGTAAAAGTACTGGATGCTTGAAGACTTTCAATGCTCTTGCAAGATACCATAATAAGAAGCTCCGACAGTCCCTGGAAGAATTGAGATCTAAATATCCAAATTCAAAGATTATGTACGCTGATTATTACAGAGCCGCCATGAAGCTCTATAAGGATCCAAAGCAGCATGGTGAGTCTAGTTCTGCCACTTAG